TGTGGTATTTTTCTTTCACTGGCAATCATTCTTTCCactttgaaacaaaaaaccatTATGTTCGGATAATgagattttatataaaatgtaaaaagaaaattcaatagAATTAAATAGGACATTTGTTAAAGAATCATATTAAAAACACTATcattatatgtataaaaaaaacaccatcATTATAAGATAGTTATTCTAATGTATATACAGAGAGAAATTTCATGAAATGCTTATAACTCAACCaacaaactttttaattttttattttttaactcctAACTCATCACTTATAAATTTCAATAAGCTTTTAAGCTAATTTTGTTAAACACGCTTTTAATTGATGTCACTCTCTTCACCATTAACAAAAATACTAGTGTGCCTAAAAGTATCCCATCATCCATTCATCAACCACAATAAATGCATATGTGACTTTTTTTAGTAAGGGTTCATTGTCTTTGTGAACTTCAAGTGTTTTTTGATGTTTGCATATTTAAGACACTTTGAAAAACTTGAAGGGATGATCTGCATAAGAGTTTTGGTTATGCAATCTTAACTTCGTTGCAGCTTGGTTAGAGACTCGTTTGTGTAGAGAAACTCACACTTAAAGGATATCAAATAAAAGATGATTAGAGGAGTGAAAACTGAAAATTATTACATGACTAATTAATTACTAATACttgtctattattattattattattattattattattattattattttgtagcAACTAGATCCGAGGATAAGAACTCATACTTTTAAAGTTGCATTGattgatcaaatttaattacactttttgaaaaattaataccGAAATACATACAAcaaatagttttcttttttcctttttaaggcACCATAAACCTATGGTAATGGGGTGGAAAAAATAATCACatgcaaaatttataaaaaaaaaataatcatttaaatatCCTCATATACAATTTGTGCGCGGAGTTCCTTCTAAATTTAGTAAGGCACTATTCTTtctattccttttttatttattttagaagaaaatgtgtaaatttaaaatatgattaatatttttttatattaaaattaattttaatttttaatacgaATTTATTTGTCTCctaattatgaaaattatataaaatatttaagaattaaataaagatatcaatatgattaaaaataattaatatcatattaaattataaaataaaaatgctaatcaatatttaagaacaccggttaagaaataaaagagtaaacattttattaaaaatattactgtgattttatttatgatttctaATATATCTCGAACataattttcaacaaaaatattttaattattaaattaatgtccttgactaaaatcataaataaatcaaaatttatgtTCAAGTTAAAGAAGCTgacaaaaaaatgttcaaaggaaaaaaaaattaccattttcCGTAAAGTATAAGTCATGTCTCCTAACCATTAAACATGGAAATGACTCATCATTTATGCATGTAGCCACAAACACAGAGGTAAAGTATTATTACTTTCGATCTttttataggatttttttttttacaaagttcgtcttttttattataaaaatctatCCATATTATCTACTTTATTGattatttgtatataaaaatacatttgaatGAAAATGCCTTAATTACTTAGAtaaaagaaattagaaaaatgaaaattttaaatattttaagaacaattataataaaagaaataaactatTAATGCATGTAATATCACATATTAAATTCCCTTTTTAACTTctactttataatatttttagcaACACTAGtcaataaagtataaaaaaaacttttgttaAGATAGGTAAaattgcacttttttttttaagattttaaagagaaaaacaaattatgtaatttttaaaatatgtttctatgtaatttttaataattttttatattttatttataaagagacaaacaaattATGTTGTCCATTTATCAGCTaagacatcaatattttatacttGTAACCATGTTTCCGACAGTATTTCCATCTTTATTCAATCTTTGATTTTAAATGAATTGCTATAACtgatgtttatataaaaaaacaaaaaatggtaTTTTTTCTGGTCTGaaatataagaaaacaaaaataattcaggCCAACTATATTTAGTTACATCAatgttaattgaaaattaagttttttttcaacTTATCTTTATTGGAATTTGGCActaaataaaaatgagttattagaattaaaatcttaattaaataaaaggtattttaaaaataataatattaaatgaagtaaaattagttaaaaaaatttatatttaagattaagaaaaatattattttttcttaatagtaACAATTTATAACTATTACTCCCTTCATGTGATTATAATTGTCGccctatattttttatacagataaaaaaatcaataaataaactaaaaaatatatcaattataaaaaagttaatctaattattattaatttattttttactgctATAATATATCATTACTGTgacaagaaatataaaaaaataattaatgctatATTCaggataattataataaaatggaGGAAGTATGAGCATAATATGAAACTAACATaggtaataaattaataatagtagTCCACTTCATCCTACTTGACCACTCGATTTGGCGGTAGCACAGTCTCCATGGTCTCAAATCAAGGCCACTCAACTTTAATGCTTCCATCACTCTCAGCtgacctttcctccttctttcCCTCTTACACATACATGCACACAATCTAACAGCACATCGCTGAATAattcaatcaaaattcaaaatccaGTAAGCTTGACAGAGagacaaataaaatatcaacccaacttgaatatatatagaaagatgtcctcataaataatttagttttttttcctcaACTTAACTACATCTCATTAATTAAATCAACTGCGCTAGGAAAATGGGATACAAACTATCAATGCTCTCCTAATGTCCGTTATCACTTAGTTCTTCCTTACCTGACTAGCACTAATTTAAATCACTAACTATGGAACAAATACCAAACCAGCTCAGACCGATTCGTTGACCTATTTCTGATCTATAACCTATTGGAATCTAAAAACATAAATCCTTAGATAGCCTTGttagaattataattttatctcaATTATGCAAACTTTTATATGCATATTAATGAGGTCAAACTTTAATTCTAACGGAAAAAAACAATACTACTCTACTAGAAATACTTAATGAACTGCATCTAAATTCagtctaacaaaaattaacaacttGGGATCAATTGAATCCGGTCCGATTCAACTATCTCCTTTTTTCGTCTCATCTCCAACACTTTACGATGGCTGTTGGAGTGAATATCGTCAGAAAAAGTTGGGCTACAGGCTGGTCTATACTCTGGAAAAAGTCGACCGGACTTGAACCGAACTCCACAAGCGTTGCAAAGTGTTTTGGGCCCTAGTGGGCCGGTTCTCCACTGTGGCGTTTTTTGCACCTGGCAGTGGCTGCACCGTCGCAGAGACTGGGCCCCACCGTTTTGGGCCTCGACCTTTTTCTTCTGTTTCTTGGCCGTCACCGAAGAACACAAAGACGACATCGAGGACCAGACACGAGCGTTGGGCTTTCTAGTCTTTCCGGTTCTCGGCTTTCTTGGAACTGCTGGAATGGTTTGGACCGAGCCCGGTCTGGGTTCCGGTTCGGTACATACCCTTGTTTGCTCGGAACAACGGACTGGGTACAATAGAGATAACTCCGGGAGAGAATCGTCCACAAAGTGAGAAACCCATTCCAAGTCTGCCACGTCATCCGCCtgcaaaaatcaattattttattgtttctttcaaaaaaccatgaatttaattaattgttttcttaTGAAAGAATTGAAAACTCACCGGAACTGACAACTCGCCGGCGAAAACGGAGTCTCCGCCGCCTCCGGCGGTGGAATTAGAGTTGCTGTCGTCTTCGGTTCTGTCCTGCGACTGCAAGGAACCGGAGGTGCTGCCTTTTTCTTCGTCTTCGTCTTCCTCGTAGTCATCGAAATCTTTCCCAACTTGGAATTCGCCGTTGGAGAAGTCGAGTAGGTCGTCCACGGAGAAATCTTCGCCGGCAACAACGTTGTTGGCGTTAAAACACAAAATCTCGTCGTAAATTGCTTGAGGGAAAATGAACTCTGTCCGAAGGCTTGGTTTCAGGGCTTTCGCTGCCGCAACTTCCATTTTTCTTTGTTCCTACAGAACTCAAATCTATTATTGTCACGACAGAATATTATTTTACGCGGTCCTAatttaatgcttttttttttcttttctcgcaAACACAAACGTTATTGgagatttaatgaatttttacctgttgagaaaaaaaagagagtggTGAAGGCAGAGAGGAAACGGAAACCGCAGTGGAGCTTCCTTTGGTTAGGCGAAACAGGCGTTTGAGTTGAGGTATTGGTGTTGTGTTATCTTTATCTCTCTTTGGTTTCTTATAAGTCAGCATACCATTTTTTCGATTTAAATATGGGAGTACTAAATTTTCCTCGAGGGTCATGCACTAAGGGCGTGACATTTGGTCAGGTGGTGGGGCTTCACTATTGCTggtgtcttttttttattatttttttgaatttatttgttacttcgatttttaaatataacattctttatttaattcacattaatataattaattacattaaacttaaattttttagtaatatatattattttgttaaatgtaTCTTAAAAAATTGAGATTCATAATCTCACTCTTTCTTCTTAATTACTTTTctaatctaattaattaattaatgtgttatagtttttttattcattcctTATAAAagagataatatatttatttttttaatatataatatttagcaTAAAGTACCTAAgaatatttggataaaaaaataactaatataaaaaaataatttgaaaaaagtcTTACAAAAAAacagacaaaattaaaaaaattaaggacgaAGGAtagtatttgttttttgtttttggaatgGAGGATATCTATGATGGCTTTGTAAATTCAAAAAACTATGCTACAATTCTTATCTCTAGAAACTGGCTGGCCCGGTCCAATTCTACGTTACAAACAAATCATGTTAAGGTCATATGCTGGTTTTGACTATTTTAATCCAAGTTGTGCTGCAGGAGATGAACGTCTGAGTTTGACTAATTCTGTGATTAAAATGATGAAATTAATAGTCACTCTTTGGCGCTAACGGTtttcgaaagaaaaaaaacaaaaaagataccCTGAATTCCATAATGAAGTAACCGGAAAAGAGGAAACCTTCTGGGTTGCGTTAGTGCACTAAATGCAACTTTTCAacgttgaaatttgaaaaaatcaatgtaaagggtaaacacaaacaaaaacacaaatggAGATTGGCAAAGCTTTGCTTGGCCGCGTTAATCGCGCCTCGTGATGTGCcaattttttggattatttttcccgctatttttgttatcttttctAATTCTCCAATCATGCCAATGCAGGGACCAAAAGTAATTGTATATATTagatcaattaaattattaattgtaagtctattatattgttttaaattgaattataaaataaatttcatgagttctcatttttttattatttgttttaatttgatttatataaataaaatttacacaaattttatttgtaaagaATGTAATGACcagattatatattattatctgCTTGGCACATGAAtgttatagaaaaattaaaaagtgtaattTGGTTAtattcttcttaaatattaaattttgataatatctGGCAATTAAAATGGCAGATaactataatttaaattgtaaaaaattatagaaaaataaaagaagttttgtGTAAATTGTTAAGTGAtgtaaaaatatcaaatcttcATTAATGTAACCCATATATACAagatcatataattttttttttgttttattttcagtatttgttgcaatttttaaaattaaaaaaaaaggtgaaaataatgttatatttttatataattatttgtgaaCCACATCAATTGAAAGTGtgaaagtaataaataaaacaagcagaCTCTTAATAACTTTACTATTAATTCGCAATTTAGCTTATTCATTTTTGGTCCTATGTAGCTGCACATGTTGCGCACGTCATGAACATCCTTCCCTCATccaaattaaatagaaaaatgctaaatgttaaataatgattcatccTTTTTTATTCTACATAATAAACTACTTGACATATCTCATCTAAGAGTTTTTGGTTTCTTGTGTTTTTCTTCCACACTAGCTGCACATAGAAGCAAATTCCATCTCCAAAAAACTTGTAAGAGTGCTTACCCTAGCCATAAAGAAGGAATTTTCAagggatattttatttttggtttaaataacAAATTCCCATTCATATCCTTAAATGTAATATTACATGAaactatttttcctttttcaaaacCACAATCATTTTTTAGCTCAAGTACTTATCACTCCCTTTTATTACATATATGAGTCTGTTTGGATACAAAATTAGAAATTCTTTTAAGAGcttttgataatttttctattaaaaaaaaaatatatttcaaataaataaacctCTTAAAAATTCTTATGACTTATATTCAAATAAACTCTTTGTCTAACTCTTTAGATCTAACAAATAAGATTGTCATCATGGCCAACATCTAACTATGTACCTTTTCAGCCTTTTAAACAAGTCTAAACTTCAAATAAGCAGAGAGGGTGATAACCAATAATGGCAATTAGCTATTTCcgttaggatttttttaatggtaattatggaagttttattatttttattttattgtagttATGGTAGTTCTATTAGTTTGGTTTtagataacttttatttttttttctttctaggaCTTTCATTGTAAGCTTTTCTTGGACTTCCTCTCAAGTATATACACCTTTGCATACGTTGAATAAATAAGGAAAAGATGTGTTAAACTTGAAGAATGATCCCACCGATTCATTTAGCTCACCAAATTTGGACCGCACGATCAACATCAATATAGATGGCACACGCTAGCTTGGGGAGTGCTCACTCATATTAGAATCACGAGGGAGTGAAGGGACATGTTACGCTTAACTTAAGAGCCTCTAATACTCTTGGAGAGCTCCAAGCCATCTATCACGGCTTAAGCATTTCATGGCTCGAAGGTATTTATGAATCACTGAATCATAGTACTCTATACTtgattatttaagtattataaaatttataatttattattttattttattatattattgaaatgtttaattagtatgttatttataaatattttatatattgagtGTATAAgttgaatttataaaattctCATAAATTTGCGTAAATTTTCGATAAGGTTAGATCAGATAGTGTTAAGCCTAAACTTTTAGTAGATGCTCTCGGAGTTTTGCTCCTAAGttattagtttctttttatgttcttgCCTTTTATTTACTTAagcgtaaaaaaaatatatcgttgtttatatttttcagcTTTCTGCGTTTATCTAATTGTTTTTCATtacatcatttattatatttatacttttttctgtcttaattgtaaaatttgtcgtataaataatttatcaattaaaaatgcCTTAATTCCAATACTTAGCGAGAACAATTTCAAAAAAGTTTAAGCAGTATAAATGACTTCCTCTGTCTTTCACGTGCGCAAAATATGACAAGGATGGTATGATGACTGAATACCATTGATGAATTCTTTGTCTTCCTATATGGATTGTCTTTTGGTGCGTAGTCTAAACTATTTTGGTGCATATCGTCTATATGTGTTTGTTATCGCTTATTATAAGAGTGTTAATATTAAGGATGTGTTTAATTTAAAGGATGACaacagatgaaaaaaataaaaataaaaaattaaattaaaatgtaaaagatgtaaatcttataaaagtaagtataatttttttctctaatattattttcattttcgaaAACAAACACAGCCTTAAAAACACGTCAAAAAAG
Above is a window of Glycine soja cultivar W05 chromosome 12, ASM419377v2, whole genome shotgun sequence DNA encoding:
- the LOC114378104 gene encoding GATA transcription factor 7-like, coding for MLTYKKPKRDKDNTTPIPQLKRLFRLTKGSSTAVSVSSLPSPLSFFSQQEQRKMEVAAAKALKPSLRTEFIFPQAIYDEILCFNANNVVAGEDFSVDDLLDFSNGEFQVGKDFDDYEEDEDEEKGSTSGSLQSQDRTEDDSNSNSTAGGGGDSVFAGELSVPADDVADLEWVSHFVDDSLPELSLLYPVRCSEQTRVCTEPEPRPGSVQTIPAVPRKPRTGKTRKPNARVWSSMSSLCSSVTAKKQKKKVEAQNGGAQSLRRCSHCQVQKTPQWRTGPLGPKTLCNACGVRFKSGRLFPEYRPACSPTFSDDIHSNSHRKVLEMRRKKEIVESDRIQLIPSC